A single window of Butyricicoccus intestinisimiae DNA harbors:
- a CDS encoding class I SAM-dependent DNA methyltransferase — protein MADKNTADIGFEKQIWDAACVLRGNMDASEYKNVVLGLIFLKYISDRFDDKYQELVEEGDGFEEDIDEYTSEGIFFVPAGARWSEIAAKAHTPEIGTVIDEAMRAIEKENKRLKDILPKNFARPELDKRRLGDVVDLFTNIQMIEHGSEKDILGRTYEYCLSMFAEQEGKRGGEFFTPSCVVRTLVEVLKPFKGRVYDPCCGSGGMFVQSAKFVENHSGNISNISIYGQDSNPTTWKMAQMNLAIRGIEPDLGAYAADTFLDDRHPTLRADYIMANPPFNLSDWGLDKLKEDQRWKYGTPPAGNANFAWLQHMIFHLAPAGRIGMVLANGSLSSQSGGEGDIRKNIINADLVECIVAMPTQLFYTTQIPVSLWFINKQKKQPGKTLFIDARKMGTMVSRKLRELTDGDIKKIVDTYEAFVDGTLEDVKGFCAVADLQEIEKQDFILTPGRYVGIEEQEEDDEPFEEKMDRLTSELAEMFAKSHELEGEIRKKLGAIGYELKQ, from the coding sequence ATGGCAGATAAAAATACAGCCGATATTGGATTTGAAAAACAAATATGGGATGCGGCCTGCGTACTTCGTGGCAATATGGATGCATCAGAATATAAGAACGTTGTCCTGGGGTTGATTTTCTTGAAATATATCTCAGATAGATTTGACGATAAATATCAGGAACTTGTTGAAGAAGGCGACGGATTCGAGGAAGATATTGATGAATATACTTCTGAAGGTATCTTCTTTGTACCAGCAGGTGCACGTTGGAGTGAGATTGCAGCAAAAGCACATACGCCAGAGATTGGTACAGTTATTGATGAGGCTATGCGTGCAATTGAAAAAGAAAATAAACGATTGAAAGACATTCTCCCTAAGAATTTCGCACGTCCAGAATTGGACAAACGAAGATTGGGAGATGTGGTAGATTTATTTACCAATATTCAGATGATCGAACACGGTAGCGAAAAGGATATCTTGGGTCGTACCTATGAGTATTGTCTTTCTATGTTTGCGGAACAAGAAGGAAAACGTGGCGGCGAATTCTTCACACCATCTTGCGTAGTACGCACCTTGGTAGAAGTATTGAAACCTTTCAAGGGAAGAGTATATGATCCTTGCTGTGGCTCAGGCGGTATGTTTGTTCAGTCTGCAAAATTTGTTGAGAACCACAGCGGTAACATCAGTAACATTTCTATCTACGGCCAGGACTCAAACCCTACTACATGGAAGATGGCACAGATGAACCTTGCTATTCGTGGAATTGAACCAGATCTTGGAGCCTATGCTGCAGATACGTTTCTAGATGATCGCCATCCAACATTGCGAGCAGATTATATTATGGCTAATCCTCCGTTTAACCTTTCTGATTGGGGATTGGATAAACTAAAAGAAGATCAGAGATGGAAATATGGAACACCACCAGCAGGAAACGCCAACTTTGCATGGCTTCAACACATGATTTTTCATCTTGCACCAGCAGGTCGTATTGGTATGGTATTAGCGAATGGTTCACTTTCTTCTCAGTCAGGTGGAGAGGGTGATATTCGTAAGAACATTATCAATGCCGATTTAGTTGAGTGCATTGTTGCAATGCCTACTCAGCTATTCTATACAACGCAGATTCCTGTTTCGCTCTGGTTTATCAATAAACAGAAGAAACAACCGGGAAAGACTTTATTTATTGACGCCCGCAAGATGGGAACGATGGTGAGCCGTAAGCTTCGAGAGTTGACAGATGGTGATATCAAGAAGATTGTAGATACCTATGAAGCTTTTGTAGACGGAACACTTGAAGATGTTAAAGGCTTCTGTGCCGTTGCTGATTTGCAGGAAATTGAAAAGCAAGACTTTATCCTTACTCCGGGCAGATATGTAGGTATTGAAGAGCAGGAAGAAGACGATGAGCCATTTGAAGAAAAGATGGATCGGTTAACATCTGAACTTGCGGAAATGTTTGCAAAGTCGCATGAGCTGGAGGGAGAGATCAGGAAGAAGCTGGGGGCGATCGGATATGAGCTCAAGCAATGA
- a CDS encoding helix-turn-helix domain-containing protein, protein MRISYNRLWKLLIDKNLKKKDLMERCSISSASVAKLTKGDNITTDVLLRICKGLDCDFADIMQVIPDEKLEEKET, encoded by the coding sequence ATGCGTATCAGTTACAACAGATTATGGAAACTTTTGATAGATAAAAATTTGAAGAAAAAAGATTTGATGGAACGATGCAGTATTAGTTCGGCATCGGTTGCAAAACTCACGAAAGGCGACAATATTACAACAGATGTTTTGCTGAGAATATGTAAAGGACTTGATTGTGATTTTGCAGATATTATGCAGGTAATACCTGATGAAAAACTGGAAGAAAAAGAAACTTAA
- a CDS encoding AAA family ATPase: MAGFYIKRIIARSDLKEDAIVDFTSGLNIIQGRSDTGKSCVLKCMEFVFGGNYDKLKNPFKESSGYDSASVIIGTEQYGDVILSRKVGSGQVEVVADSEEIENGIYVIKKPGKNVKKPKPVLNLVMMKLLGIDGEPEVPGNMRFEKKRMTWENLLRLYYIKEERIDKPDPLFEPVATYEKTLFLSSLLFLLTGRDFSEHDAQTKKEIKKARKEAVHDYVNQKIREANQRQKELAVQIENLDDANIEEQLREMVESLQKTESSISAAIETSQKLLADIMEQEAKVTECEVLLSRYGHLRSQYKADIQRLTFIVDGEQNMSTAPKVSTCPFCDGKITPRAKKSYIEASRGELSRIVSQMDGLVASEKDVQVEKAAVEEKLRELKEQRADIEKLIQQELKPQASEIEKTIETYRGYIQLSNEVDLIVQYAKGWEQDLTRYDIAENEEEKAIEYHPKEYFDTEFQTTVSEDMDSILRECQYLNLTGARFNLSSFDIEVNGETKASHGKGYHSYLNTVVALAFRNYFHDHAKYNADFLIIDTPLHGFDENDTELPDSMKDGLFKYFVHHLTGQLIIVENTDHVPSNIDFEALGANVITFTKKLNEGRYGFLHDVY, from the coding sequence ATGGCTGGTTTTTATATAAAAAGAATAATCGCCAGGAGTGATTTGAAAGAAGATGCCATTGTCGATTTTACTTCCGGTTTGAATATAATACAGGGACGTTCGGATACAGGAAAGTCCTGCGTCCTGAAGTGTATGGAGTTCGTGTTCGGTGGAAATTACGATAAACTAAAAAATCCATTCAAAGAATCGTCAGGGTATGATTCAGCGTCCGTTATTATTGGCACAGAACAATATGGTGACGTGATCCTTTCACGTAAAGTTGGCTCTGGACAAGTAGAGGTGGTTGCGGATTCTGAAGAAATTGAGAACGGGATATATGTTATAAAAAAACCAGGCAAGAATGTAAAAAAGCCGAAGCCGGTTCTTAATTTAGTGATGATGAAGCTGTTAGGCATCGATGGAGAACCCGAAGTGCCTGGTAATATGCGCTTTGAGAAGAAACGTATGACTTGGGAAAACCTTCTTCGCCTGTATTACATTAAGGAAGAAAGAATTGACAAACCAGATCCACTGTTTGAGCCAGTTGCGACTTACGAAAAAACATTATTTCTTTCTTCACTATTATTCTTGCTTACTGGTAGAGATTTTAGTGAACATGATGCTCAGACCAAAAAAGAGATAAAGAAGGCTCGTAAAGAAGCAGTTCACGACTATGTGAATCAGAAGATTCGAGAAGCAAATCAGCGTCAGAAAGAACTGGCAGTTCAAATAGAAAATCTGGACGATGCTAATATAGAAGAACAACTACGTGAGATGGTGGAATCTTTACAGAAAACCGAATCATCTATTTCTGCTGCAATCGAAACCAGCCAGAAACTGCTTGCGGATATTATGGAACAAGAAGCAAAAGTAACAGAATGCGAAGTGCTTCTTTCAAGATATGGACATCTGCGTAGTCAATATAAAGCAGATATTCAACGCTTGACTTTCATTGTTGATGGCGAGCAAAATATGAGCACAGCACCGAAGGTTTCAACTTGTCCGTTCTGCGATGGAAAGATTACTCCTCGTGCAAAGAAATCATACATTGAGGCATCTCGTGGTGAATTGTCTCGAATAGTTTCTCAAATGGATGGGTTGGTAGCATCAGAAAAAGATGTTCAGGTGGAAAAAGCTGCTGTCGAAGAAAAATTGAGAGAACTCAAGGAACAGAGAGCTGACATTGAGAAGCTCATACAACAAGAACTGAAGCCACAGGCATCAGAAATAGAAAAGACTATAGAGACATACAGAGGTTATATTCAGTTATCAAATGAGGTCGATCTTATTGTTCAATATGCAAAAGGCTGGGAACAGGATTTGACTAGATATGACATTGCAGAAAATGAAGAAGAGAAGGCAATCGAATATCATCCAAAAGAATATTTTGATACTGAATTCCAGACGACTGTAAGCGAGGATATGGATTCGATATTAAGAGAATGTCAGTACTTGAATTTGACTGGTGCTCGATTTAATTTAAGCAGTTTTGATATAGAAGTAAATGGTGAGACAAAGGCTTCTCACGGTAAGGGATATCACTCTTACTTGAATACAGTTGTAGCTCTTGCCTTTAGAAACTATTTTCATGATCACGCAAAGTACAATGCAGATTTCTTGATTATAGATACTCCATTGCATGGATTTGATGAAAATGATACTGAATTACCCGATAGCATGAAGGATGGTCTGTTTAAGTATTTTGTTCATCATTTGACGGGACAGTTGATTATTGTGGAAAATACAGATCACGTTCCGAGTAATATTGATTTTGAGGCTCTCGGAGCCAATGTCATCACATTTACAAAGAAACTTAATGAAGGACGATATGGATTCCTTCATGATGTATATTGA
- a CDS encoding ABC-three component system middle component 2 produces the protein MNKIFNTTFESSLRILLLLYVSEDEQMTLDRIADYDFITIYSKYFGISNMALHGENEFGLSEFAARRGMMQSTMKSLVLDGLVSVKRRQNGFQYSISAVGKTVAGKMESEYASNYKMLARKTVEHFKGQSEQKIMKTISNVSAEFLRR, from the coding sequence ATGAATAAAATATTTAACACCACATTTGAATCAAGCCTTAGGATACTATTGCTTTTATATGTTTCGGAAGATGAACAGATGACGCTGGATAGAATAGCGGATTATGATTTCATTACAATTTACAGTAAGTACTTTGGCATCAGCAATATGGCACTGCATGGAGAGAATGAGTTTGGTCTTAGTGAATTTGCTGCACGAAGAGGAATGATGCAAAGCACGATGAAGTCGTTGGTGCTAGATGGTCTGGTATCTGTAAAACGCAGACAGAATGGATTTCAATATTCTATTTCAGCAGTTGGAAAAACTGTGGCAGGAAAAATGGAATCGGAATATGCAAGTAATTATAAGATGTTGGCTCGGAAGACGGTGGAGCATTTCAAAGGACAAAGCGAGCAGAAAATTATGAAAACGATAAGTAATGTATCGGCAGAATTTTTGAGGAGGTAA
- a CDS encoding ABC-three component system protein, whose protein sequence is MRFSDFVQLMHRYIGCSVTQQEYVLYLTNLVIRDPMTDDEEKLDENDDFNPLSSKDVSTLSKIYSGAQNRKIKQDDARTIQSRFSKSKFVDAFQTVDYEAREELIGKLKKFGIQGNLEVDNIDEVCAELFYRFIDAMASNKGYIDTTLPVHIDSYGNRYVTVEVSTVYVKDGKLHVGDEVLELPTVLAPEKDIKPEEMPYVNALCAAYADALAQAVTPDIIGTLPGRYRRDFTSQRTSYYEAEWLHHSVRNVFDGGEEKFEALKKDAYDGIESTYLQDYDNGYQRLQAVLDKITNTTLDASSIDRIKSLMKNVHKKGICHILVNDGTINSWVDIDE, encoded by the coding sequence ATGAGATTTAGTGATTTCGTACAATTGATGCATCGATATATCGGTTGTAGTGTGACACAGCAGGAGTATGTGCTGTATCTGACGAATCTCGTTATTCGTGACCCGATGACGGATGATGAAGAAAAGTTAGATGAAAATGATGACTTTAACCCACTATCGAGTAAAGACGTTTCAACTCTATCAAAGATATATTCTGGTGCTCAGAATAGAAAAATAAAGCAGGATGACGCACGCACTATTCAGAGCCGATTTAGCAAAAGTAAGTTTGTTGATGCTTTCCAAACAGTGGACTATGAAGCCAGAGAAGAATTGATCGGCAAGCTAAAGAAATTTGGAATACAAGGAAACCTTGAAGTTGATAATATCGATGAAGTGTGTGCAGAGCTTTTCTATCGCTTTATTGATGCTATGGCGTCTAATAAAGGCTACATTGATACGACGCTTCCGGTTCATATTGATTCCTATGGAAATAGATATGTAACGGTTGAAGTAAGCACAGTTTATGTAAAAGACGGAAAGCTACATGTTGGAGATGAGGTTTTAGAGCTACCGACAGTACTTGCACCTGAAAAAGATATTAAACCGGAAGAAATGCCGTATGTTAATGCTCTTTGTGCAGCGTACGCAGATGCGCTCGCCCAAGCCGTCACTCCAGATATTATTGGAACGTTGCCGGGGAGATACCGTAGGGACTTCACTTCACAAAGGACATCTTATTATGAGGCAGAATGGCTGCATCATTCTGTAAGGAATGTATTTGATGGTGGAGAAGAAAAATTTGAAGCTCTAAAAAAGGATGCTTACGACGGTATAGAAAGTACATATCTTCAGGATTACGATAATGGATACCAGCGATTGCAAGCGGTCCTTGATAAAATCACCAATACGACATTAGACGCTTCTTCGATTGATAGGATAAAAAGCCTTATGAAGAATGTACACAAGAAAGGCATTTGCCACATTCTGGTGAATGACGGAACGATAAATTCGTGGGTGGATATTGATGAATAA
- a CDS encoding RNA polymerase sigma factor, with protein MSKNANQSKQYRIYIKNSKSWVDVNKEFYTNYYRDINSYRKRQQEHGRCVCPASKRYLCDMDCMTCPYVKAGDQLSLDNTVSDGEGNEKSWLDDMPDESAAIAELMEDAELLRALYAKLNELDPEGRLICQLIMEGKSERDCGKEMGLSRNTFVYRRDKLLQKLRSDLKDYI; from the coding sequence ATGTCAAAAAACGCAAATCAGAGTAAACAATATCGTATCTACATCAAGAATTCAAAAAGCTGGGTGGATGTTAACAAGGAGTTCTACACGAACTACTATCGTGACATCAATTCCTATCGCAAGCGTCAGCAGGAGCATGGCCGTTGTGTCTGCCCTGCAAGCAAACGCTATTTATGCGACATGGACTGTATGACCTGTCCGTATGTCAAGGCTGGCGACCAGCTTTCTCTCGATAATACCGTAAGCGACGGTGAAGGAAATGAAAAGAGCTGGCTTGATGACATGCCGGATGAATCCGCAGCTATCGCTGAATTAATGGAGGATGCAGAACTTCTCCGTGCCCTCTATGCAAAGCTGAATGAGCTGGACCCGGAAGGCCGTCTTATCTGCCAGCTTATTATGGAAGGAAAATCTGAGCGTGACTGTGGCAAGGAAATGGGGCTCTCCCGTAATACCTTTGTATACCGCAGGGACAAGCTACTCCAGAAGCTTCGCTCAGATCTGAAAGATTACATCTAA
- a CDS encoding DNA ligase: MAKMNDMAMAIEELRNAAAAINDAANWLAQQFTSDVQQQIENIAANTEEKAKPALTLEEVRAVLADKSRAGHTAEIRELLKKYGASKLSLVDPKHYEALLREAEVL, encoded by the coding sequence ATGGCAAAAATGAACGATATGGCTATGGCCATCGAAGAACTGAGAAATGCTGCCGCTGCTATTAACGATGCAGCAAACTGGCTTGCACAGCAGTTTACATCCGATGTTCAGCAGCAAATAGAAAATATTGCTGCTAATACAGAGGAGAAAGCAAAACCTGCACTGACCCTTGAAGAGGTTCGAGCTGTTCTGGCTGACAAATCTCGTGCTGGACATACGGCTGAGATCCGAGAGCTTCTTAAAAAGTATGGTGCAAGCAAGCTGTCACTCGTAGACCCAAAACATTATGAAGCCCTGCTCAGGGAAGCGGAGGTGCTCTAA
- a CDS encoding DUF2800 domain-containing protein, whose product MPPKGHALLSASSSDRWLHCPPSARLCETYEDKGSDYAAEGTDAHALCEYKLRKALGMKATDPTKSLDWYNAEMEDCATGYASFIMELLEDAKQTCSDPVVMIEQRVDFSRWVEQGFGTADCIIIADGTLRICDYKNGVGCLVSANKNPQLSCYALGALELFDDIYDIDTVSMTIYQPRRQNVSTYEVSKDNLYQWADEVLKPTADLAFAGDGNFLCGEWCGFCKAKHECRARAEANLLLAQHDFKLPPLLEDSEIEVILSRVDELVSWVNDIKEYALQQAISGKEWTGWKLVEDRSNRRYTNEDAVSKAVKAAGFDPYEKKLLGITAMQKLLGKSRFEDLLADYIEKPQGKPTLVPESDKRPAMNTAKNDFMEEYDNE is encoded by the coding sequence ATGCCACCAAAAGGACATGCACTCCTCTCCGCATCCTCTTCTGACCGATGGCTTCACTGTCCACCGTCGGCAAGGCTCTGTGAAACCTATGAGGATAAAGGTAGTGATTATGCTGCAGAAGGTACCGACGCACACGCTCTTTGTGAATACAAGCTCCGTAAAGCTCTCGGCATGAAAGCTACTGATCCAACCAAAAGTCTCGACTGGTACAACGCCGAAATGGAAGATTGTGCCACCGGATACGCCAGCTTTATTATGGAGCTTTTGGAAGACGCCAAGCAAACCTGCTCCGATCCAGTTGTCATGATTGAACAGCGAGTGGACTTCTCCCGTTGGGTGGAACAAGGCTTCGGAACCGCAGACTGTATTATTATTGCAGATGGAACACTTAGAATATGCGACTACAAAAATGGAGTCGGTTGTCTTGTTTCTGCTAATAAGAATCCCCAACTTTCCTGCTACGCTCTTGGCGCTCTGGAACTTTTCGATGATATTTATGACATCGATACGGTCAGCATGACCATCTACCAGCCTAGACGTCAGAACGTTTCTACCTATGAAGTCAGTAAGGATAACCTGTATCAGTGGGCCGATGAAGTTCTGAAACCTACCGCTGACCTCGCCTTCGCCGGTGATGGAAATTTTCTGTGCGGTGAATGGTGCGGATTCTGTAAGGCAAAGCATGAATGCCGGGCCAGAGCTGAAGCCAATCTTCTACTCGCACAGCACGATTTCAAACTACCACCTCTGCTGGAAGATTCGGAAATCGAAGTTATCCTTTCCCGTGTCGATGAACTGGTCTCTTGGGTCAACGACATCAAGGAGTATGCACTTCAGCAGGCAATCAGCGGTAAAGAATGGACAGGCTGGAAACTGGTCGAGGATCGCTCCAACCGCAGATATACCAACGAAGACGCTGTATCGAAGGCCGTCAAAGCTGCTGGCTTTGACCCTTATGAAAAGAAGCTACTTGGTATCACTGCTATGCAGAAGCTGCTCGGCAAATCTCGTTTTGAAGATCTCCTTGCAGACTATATTGAAAAGCCACAAGGCAAACCTACTCTTGTGCCGGAAAGCGATAAACGTCCGGCAATGAACACAGCAAAAAATGATTTTATGGAGGAATATGACAATGAGTAA
- a CDS encoding DUF2815 family protein, whose protein sequence is MSKNVKMTNPMKVITGPNTRWSYANVWEPKSINGGTPKYSVSLIIPKSDTKTVGKIEAAIEAAYREGEAKLKGNGKSVPALSVLKTPLRDGDLERPDDPAYAGSYFVNANATSAPGIVDADRNPILTRSEVYSGVYGRASISFYAFNSSGNKGIACGLNNLQKIRDGEPLGGKASAESDFATDDDDDFLD, encoded by the coding sequence ATGAGTAAAAATGTAAAAATGACAAATCCCATGAAGGTTATCACTGGTCCTAACACACGCTGGAGCTATGCCAACGTCTGGGAACCTAAGTCCATCAACGGTGGCACTCCGAAATATAGTGTCAGCCTGATTATCCCGAAATCCGACACAAAGACTGTTGGAAAGATTGAAGCTGCTATCGAGGCTGCATACCGTGAAGGTGAAGCAAAGCTCAAGGGCAATGGTAAGTCCGTACCTGCTCTTTCCGTACTTAAAACGCCACTTCGTGATGGAGATCTTGAAAGACCGGATGATCCTGCATACGCTGGCAGCTACTTTGTGAATGCAAATGCAACCTCTGCACCTGGTATCGTAGATGCAGACCGCAATCCTATTCTCACCCGTTCTGAGGTTTACTCTGGAGTCTACGGTCGTGCCAGCATCAGTTTTTACGCTTTCAACAGCTCTGGCAATAAAGGTATCGCCTGCGGCCTTAACAATCTGCAGAAGATTCGTGATGGCGAGCCTCTTGGCGGTAAGGCATCTGCTGAATCTGACTTTGCAACTGATGACGACGATGATTTTCTTGACTAA
- a CDS encoding DNA polymerase, which produces MKTLSIDIETYSDVPLQKTGVYRYVESPDFEILLFAYSIDSQPVQVIDLACGEQIPKEILLALEDECVIKWAFNASFERICLSRFLGYPTGEYLNPESWRCSMIWSATMGLPLSLEGVGAVLGLEKQKLSEGKDLIKYFCQPCAPTKANGQRTRNRPFHAPDKWALFKKYNIRDVETEMGIQQRLTKFPVSAQIWEEYHLDQEINDRGVRLDMDLVVAAIDMDTRSRNELTNTMKEITELENPNSVQQMKAWLSDNGLKTDTLGKKAVTDLLKTAPPKLAQVLTLRQQLAKSSVRKYQAMEKTVCADGRARGMFQFYGANRTGRFSGRNIQLQNLPQNHLADLAEARSLVRSGDFEAVKLLYEDVPDTLSQLIRTAFIPREGTQFLVADFSAIEARVIAWFAGEKWRQDVFAKGGDIYCASASQMFKVPVEKHGINGHLRQKGKIAELALGYGGSVGALKAMGALDMGLTEDELPPLVDAWRQSNPNIIKFWWDVDRAVMEAVKFKHTTSQYGLTFSCRSGMLFITLPSGRKLAYVKPKIGTNKFGGQCITYEGIGSTKKWDRLDSYGPKFVENIVQATARDILCYAMQTLRCCSIVMHIHDEVVIEADPSMSLDAVCEQMGRTPPWAKGLLLRADGYSTPFYKKD; this is translated from the coding sequence ATGAAAACGCTTAGTATCGATATTGAAACCTACAGTGATGTGCCGCTTCAGAAAACTGGAGTATATCGCTATGTAGAATCACCTGATTTTGAAATCTTACTCTTTGCCTACAGTATAGATAGCCAGCCTGTTCAAGTCATCGATCTTGCCTGCGGAGAACAGATTCCAAAAGAAATCCTTCTTGCTCTAGAGGATGAATGTGTCATCAAGTGGGCCTTCAACGCTTCCTTTGAACGCATCTGTCTTTCTCGTTTCTTAGGTTACCCGACCGGAGAATATCTGAACCCGGAAAGCTGGCGTTGCTCTATGATATGGTCCGCCACGATGGGGCTTCCTCTCTCTTTGGAGGGTGTCGGCGCTGTTCTGGGACTTGAAAAGCAAAAACTCTCAGAAGGTAAAGATCTCATCAAATACTTCTGCCAGCCTTGTGCTCCTACCAAAGCCAATGGTCAACGCACACGTAACCGCCCTTTCCACGCTCCGGACAAGTGGGCCCTGTTCAAGAAATATAACATCCGTGATGTAGAAACGGAAATGGGCATCCAGCAGAGGCTCACAAAGTTCCCGGTTTCAGCTCAGATCTGGGAGGAATATCATCTGGATCAAGAAATCAACGACCGTGGAGTCCGCTTGGATATGGATCTTGTTGTTGCCGCCATTGATATGGATACTCGCTCTAGGAATGAACTAACAAATACCATGAAAGAAATCACGGAGCTAGAAAATCCAAACTCCGTCCAGCAGATGAAGGCATGGCTTTCCGATAATGGACTGAAAACAGATACTCTTGGTAAGAAAGCTGTCACAGATCTCTTAAAGACCGCTCCACCAAAGCTTGCACAAGTTCTCACCCTAAGGCAGCAGCTAGCCAAATCCTCCGTCCGCAAATATCAGGCAATGGAAAAGACCGTTTGTGCCGATGGTCGTGCCCGTGGCATGTTCCAATTTTATGGAGCCAACCGCACTGGAAGATTTTCCGGTCGTAATATTCAGCTGCAAAATTTACCACAAAACCACCTGGCAGATCTTGCAGAAGCACGCTCACTGGTACGCTCTGGCGACTTTGAAGCCGTTAAACTCCTCTACGAAGATGTGCCGGATACACTCTCACAGCTTATCCGCACCGCTTTCATCCCCAGAGAAGGTACACAATTCCTGGTGGCTGACTTTTCTGCTATTGAAGCTCGTGTCATCGCATGGTTTGCCGGTGAAAAATGGCGACAGGATGTCTTTGCCAAAGGTGGTGACATCTACTGTGCCTCTGCAAGTCAAATGTTTAAGGTTCCCGTTGAGAAGCACGGTATCAATGGTCATCTCAGACAAAAAGGTAAAATTGCAGAACTTGCCCTTGGATACGGTGGTTCTGTGGGTGCACTAAAAGCAATGGGTGCTCTGGATATGGGGCTTACCGAAGATGAACTTCCCCCGCTGGTGGATGCATGGCGACAGTCCAATCCGAACATCATAAAATTCTGGTGGGATGTGGACCGTGCCGTCATGGAAGCTGTAAAGTTCAAACATACTACCTCACAATACGGTCTTACCTTCTCCTGCAGAAGCGGTATGCTTTTTATCACTCTCCCATCGGGAAGAAAACTGGCATATGTGAAACCGAAGATTGGGACAAATAAATTCGGTGGTCAGTGTATTACTTATGAAGGCATCGGAAGCACCAAAAAGTGGGACCGTCTTGATTCCTACGGTCCGAAATTTGTCGAAAACATCGTACAAGCCACTGCCCGTGATATTCTCTGCTATGCTATGCAGACACTTCGCTGCTGTTCTATCGTCATGCATATTCACGATGAAGTTGTCATCGAAGCTGATCCCAGCATGTCATTGGATGCAGTTTGTGAGCAAATGGGCCGTACACCACCTTGGGCCAAAGGTCTGCTGCTAAGGGCCGATGGCTATTCGACACCATTTTATAAAAAAGATTAG
- a CDS encoding DUF7768 domain-containing protein codes for MSISKYNSEGYPDPTAFGALSSIENEARALRAFRPIVYICSPFAGDIEKNVVAARTYSRFAVEQGYIPIAPHLLFPQFLNDTDPKERELGLFFGNAIMSKCSEIWVFGSHISSGMEAEIKRAKWKNYRLRYFTENLEEV; via the coding sequence ATGTCGATCAGCAAATATAACAGCGAAGGCTACCCTGATCCTACTGCTTTTGGCGCACTTTCTTCTATCGAGAATGAAGCCCGTGCACTACGTGCTTTCAGGCCAATCGTATATATATGCTCTCCCTTTGCCGGAGACATTGAAAAGAATGTAGTTGCTGCCAGAACGTACAGCCGCTTTGCTGTGGAACAAGGATACATTCCTATCGCACCACACCTGCTGTTTCCACAGTTTTTAAATGATACCGACCCCAAAGAACGTGAACTTGGTCTCTTCTTCGGAAATGCCATCATGAGCAAATGCTCTGAGATCTGGGTCTTTGGAAGTCATATTTCTTCCGGCATGGAAGCAGAAATCAAACGAGCAAAGTGGAAAAATTACCGTTTGCGCTATTTCACAGAGAATCTTGAGGAGGTTTAA